The following coding sequences lie in one Panicum virgatum strain AP13 chromosome 6N, P.virgatum_v5, whole genome shotgun sequence genomic window:
- the LOC120678316 gene encoding uncharacterized protein LOC120678316 has protein sequence MRELSCFGDGSVSVAAASVSGRGALHRSLQAATTAVYRAVLSSGKEMLVRKKRGSRTLVTGAGTAVGVHWDTAEAKYPSASPEPERDYGLAVVADAELALLLGLRGAAAAHVTRCRFRDGGDEHEVAVHACRGGDGLLRVSIDGEKVAEVRRVGWGFRGNRAAVLADGEVVDVMWDVHDWWFGGRGGAGAGAGAQFMVKARAEKEGRLWMADDTAARGQSPGGFFLHVQCYRR, from the exons ATGAGGGAGCTGTCCTGCTTCGGCGACGGCTCCGTCAGCgtcgcggcggcctccgtctcggGCCGCGGCGCGCTCCACCGCTCGCTGCAGGCGGCGACCACGGCCGTGTACAGGGCCGTCCTGTCCTCGGGCAAGGAGATGCTCGTCCGG AAGAAGCGGGGGAGCCGGACGCTCGTCACCGGCGCCGGCACGGCCGTCGGCGTGCACTGGGACACCGCGGAGGCCAAGTACCCGTCCGCGTCCCCGGAGCCCGAGCGCGACTACGGCCTCGCCGTCGTGGCCGACGCCGAGCTcgcgctcctcctcggc ctgcggggcgcggcggcggcgcacgtcaCGCGGTGCCGGttccgcgacggcggcgacgagcacGAGGTGGCCGTGCACGCGTGCAGGGGCGGGGACGGGCTGCTGCGGGTGAGCATCGACGGGGAGAAGGTGGCGGAGGTGCGGCGGGTGGGGTGGGGCTTCCGGGGCAaccgcgccgccgtgctggcCGACGGGGAGGTGGTCGACGTCATGTGGGACGTGCACGACTGGTGGttcggcggccggggcggcgccggcgctggcgcggGGGCGCAGTTCATGGTCAAGGCCAGGGCGGAGAAGGAGGGCAGGCTGTGGATGGCCGACgacacggcggcgaggggccagTCGCCCGGTGGATTCTTCTTGCACGTGCAGTGCTACCGCCGGTGA
- the LOC120677743 gene encoding peptidyl-prolyl cis-trans isomerase CYP71-like codes for MASESETTAVSTITSATVDDGGAHESKRELGNGAATTPGVGQEEDEEMIGPGPAPAKQRQKRPLQFEQAFLDALPSAAMYEKSYMHRDVVTHVAVSPADFFITGSADGHLKFWKKKPVGIEFAKHFRSHLSPIEGLAVSVDGLLCCTISSDRSVKIYDVVNYDMMFMMRLPFVPGAIEWVHREGDVKPKLAVSDRNTPFVHIYDTHSGSNDPIISKEIHAGPVKVMKYNHVHDVVISADARGLLDYWSPSTLNFPDQEVRFRLKTDTNLFEIVKCKTSVSAIEVSNDGSQFAVTSPDRRIRVFWFKSGKLRRVYDESLEVAQDLQRSDVPLYHLEAIDFGRRMAVEKEIEKTENVPQPNAVFDESCNFLIYATLLGIKIVNLHTNKVSRILGKVENNERFLRIALYQGDKGNKKVRKIPSVAANVNDSKEPLSDPTLLCCAFKKHRIYLFSRREPEEPEDATKGRDVFNEKPPPEELLAVSDLGKTATTSLPDNLVLHTSMGDIHLRLYPEECPKTVENFTTHCRNGYYDNLIFHRVIKGFMIQTGDPLGDGTGGQSIWGSEFEDEFHKSLRHDRPFTLSMANAGPNTNGSQFFITTVATPWLDNKHTVFGRVVKGMDVVQQIEKVKTDKNDKPYQDVKILNVTVPKT; via the exons ATGGCGTCGGAGAGCGAGACGACGGCGGTGTCCACCATAACGAGCGCGACGGTCGACGACGGTGGCGCGCACGAGAGCAAGCGGGAGCTCGGCAATGGCGCGGCCACCACCCCCGGCGTGGggcaggaggaggacgaggagatgATAGGGCCGggcccggcgccggcgaagcAGCGGCAGAAGCGCCCGCTCCAGTTCGAGCAGGCCTTCCTTGACgccctcccctccgccgccat GTACGAGAAGAGCTATATGCACCGGGACGTCGTCACCCACGTCGCCGTCTCTCCGGCCGACTTCTTCATCACTGGGAGCGCAGATG gTCACCTCAAGTTTTGGAAGAAGAAACCTGTTGGGATTGAATTTGCTAAACATTTTCGGTCTCATCTCAGTCCCATCGAAGGCCTAGCT GTGAGCGTTGATGGATTGCTTTGCTGCACGATATCCAGCGATCGTTCTGTGAAGATATATGATGTTGTAAACTATGACATGATGTTCATGATGCGTCTCCCATTTGTTCCTGGGGCTATTGAGTGGGTTCATCGAGAGGGGGATGTCAAACCAAAACTTGCTGTCAGTGACCGAAATACACCTTTTGTTCACATATATGATACTCATTCTGGTTCAAACGATCCAATCATCTCCAAAGAG ATTCATGCTGGTCCTGTTAAAGTAATGAAATATAACCATGTGCATGATGTTGTGATATCTGCTGATGCCAGAGGACTGTTAGACTACTGGTCTCCATCTACCCTCAACTTTCCAGATCAAGA AGTGAGGTTTCGTCTGAAAACAGatacaaatttatttgaaattgTAAAATGCAAGACAAGTGTGTCTGCTATCGAG GTGAGCAATGATGGCAGTCAATTTGCTGTCACATCCCCTGATCGCAGGATACGGGTGTTTTGGTTTAAATCTGGAAAACTAAGACGTGTATATGATGAGTCTCTAGAG GTGGCACAAGATCTTCAAAGAAGTGATGTTCCATTGTATCACCTTGAGGCTATTGATTTTGGGCGCCGAATGGCTGTGGAGAAGGAAATAGAGAAAACAGAAAATGTTCCACAACCTAATGCTGTCTTTGATGAAAGCTGCAACTTTCTTATTTATGCTACTCTTTTGGGCATAAAG ATTGTAAATTTGCACACAAATAAGGTTTCACGCATCCTGGGGAAGGTAGAGAACAATGAGAGGTTTCTGAGAATCGCTCTATACCAAGGCGACAAAGGCAACAAGAAGGTTAGAAAAATTCCTTCAGTAGCTGCCAATGTCAATGATAGCAAAGAACCTTTATCAGACCCAACACTGCTATGCTGCGCTTTCAAGAAGCATCGAATATATCTCTTTAG TCGTAGGGAACCTGAGGAACCTGAAGATGCAACTAAGGGTAGAGATGTATTCAATGAAAAACCACCACCAGAAGAGCTTTTGGCTGTATCAGATTTAGGAAAAACGGCTACAACATCATTGCCCGATAATTTG GTGCTGCATACTTCTATGGGGGACATTCACTTGAGACTATATCCAGAAGAGTGTCCAAAAACTGTGGAAAACTTCACTACCCATTGCCGGAACGGTTATTATGACAATCTTATATTTCATCGTGTAATTAAAGGATTCATGATTCAGACTGGGGATCCTTTGGGGGATGGCACTGGTGGGCAATCCATCTGGGGCAGTGAATTCGAAGATGAATTTCACAAAAG CTTGAGACATGACAGGCCTTTTACACTTTCTATGGCCAATGCGGGACCTAATACCAATGGTTCTCAATTCTTCATCACCACTGTGGCCACTCCATGGCTAGATAATAAGCACACGGTGTTTGGTAGAGTTGTGAAAGGGATGGATGTTGTCCAG CAAATTGAGAAGGTCAAGACTGACAAGAATGACAAACCATATCAAGATGTAAAGATCTTAAATGTTACAGTTCCCAAGACATAA